From one Liolophura sinensis isolate JHLJ2023 chromosome 10, CUHK_Ljap_v2, whole genome shotgun sequence genomic stretch:
- the LOC135477246 gene encoding uncharacterized protein LOC135477246, protein MVSQGIHVLAAVLCLTAVLTGGQAQCQTGETPVVTIFTCNTTGGGIVIQCVGEGTNVVPENVVSVEPLSASINGDVCFYGITTFALAFSDLESTCRVKVTSCKPDQGTGGAGGGVGPCQADETELVTNATCVRIIEDERSCLGDGGSELPGTVRSFQPVVIDGEACFYRILSPTQLLAFSDGETCTVKVTSCIAVPGKCGSIDSHDDDSDSDDEDDDDDDDDSNES, encoded by the exons ATGGTATCGCAAGGTATACACGTCCTGGCAGCAGTATTGTGTCTCACTGCTGTGCTCACTGGAGGTCAAG CTCAGTGTCAGACGGGTGAAACACCAGTAGTGACTATCTTCACGTGTAACACTACTGGCGGTGGTATTGTGATACAATGCGTGGGAGAAGGAACTAACGTAGTCCCCGAAAATGTTGTCAGCGTTGAGCCTCTCTCCGCTTCCATTAACGGTGACGTCTGTTTCTACGGCATCACTACTTTTGCCCTGGCGTTTTCTGACCTCGAGAGCACGTGCAGAGTGAAAGTGACAAGCTGTAAGCCAG ACCAAGGAACTGGTGGGGCCGGAGGCGGAG TAGGTCCATGTCAAGCTGACGAGACAGAATTGGTGACGAATGCCACGTGTGTCCGTATTATTGAAGACGAAAGGTCTTGTCTGGGAGATGGAGGCTCCGAGCTCCCCGGGACTGTCCGAAGTTTTCAGCCTGTCGTCATTGATGGTGAAGCGTGTTTCTATCGCATTTTATCCCCTACTCAACTACTAGCCTTTTCTGATGGCGAAACATGCACGGTAAAGGTGACAAGCTGTATCGCAG TTCCAGGGAAATGTGGAAGCATTGACAGCCATGATGATGATAGCGACAGTGATGATGAGgatgatgacgacgatgacGATGACAGTAACGAATCCTGA